A segment of the Bacillus pseudomycoides genome:
ATAAAAACACGATTAGCGAAGGCCTTTCATCAGTAGGGGATACCCCACTGATGAAAGCTCCACTTTATCTTTAGCTACAAGTAACTGTTTCTTCTACTGCTGTATACACAGCACGCGCACCACCAATAAGTTTCGTGCGTGTCTTGGCCATCGTTACGTGTGCAGCTCCAATCTCTTTTACACTTGTGCGGATTGGAACTGCAACATGTTTTAAATGCATACCAATAAAAGTATCACCGATATCCATGCCTGCATCTGCTTTGATAAACTCTACTACTACAGGATCATTTAGATTGTGATAGGCATATGTTGCTAATGCACCACCAGCTGATCTAACGGGCGTAACGGTTACAATTTCAAATTGATACTTCATTGCCACTTCTCTCTCGACTACTACAGCACGATTTAAATGTTCACAACATTGGAATGCCAGTTCTATACCAGTTTGCACTTGAAATTGTTTTAGCTCAGAAAAAATTGCTTCCGCTACTTCCATCGTTCCTGATGTCCCAATTCTCTCTCCCAGCACTTCGCTCGTACTACAGCCCACTACAAAAATTTGACCTCTTTGTAAAGAAGCTTGCTTTTGAAAATCAGAAAGCGATGTTTGTAGCTGCTCTTTCACTTTTACTATTTCCGTCATGACGCTTCTTCCTTTCACAGATAGGTTCAACAAATTCGTATGTCCAATAGAAAATTACTTCGCTTCGTATGTTTTAATTTTCCCTACGCGGTTTTCGTGACGTCCACCTTCATAATCAGTTGTTAGCCAAATTTTTGCGATATCACGCGCTAAACCTGCACCAATTACGCGCTCACCCATCGCTAACATATTTGTATCATTATGTTCTCTTGTTGCTCTTGCACTAAATGTATCGTGAACTAACGCACAACGAATACCGTGTACTTTGTTTGCTGCAATTGACATACCAATACCTGTCCCACAAATTAAAATACCACGGTCTACTTCACCGTTTACAACCATTTCCGCCGCTGGAAATGCAAAATCAGGATAATCAACAGAACCCGCTTCACATTCACATCCTAAATCAATATATTCAATATTTAGTTCTTCTAATAAACTTACGATTTCTTTACGAATATTCATTCCACCGTGATCAGATGCTACCACTACTTTCATTTTGACCCCTCCAAAATTTTAGTAAAACTTCTATCAAGTAAGGTTCTTCATCCCTAATGATAAATGATTGCAAAAAACTTATACTTACTTGCTCATTCCAAGTAAGATTATCTCCAATATCGTATTATACACGAAACATTAACCTTCTGAATGCTTTTCCAATAAAGTTTGTACAAGTTTTTCCATCTCTACTAATGTTGATTGATAAATAGCAAGAGAACCGCCAAACGGGTCTGAAATATCCTTCCTTGTACCCTCTACAAATTCATAGAATGTATATACCTTTTCTCCAGCACTCGGATAGTACCCAATCACAAGTTGTTTATGGCTTTCTGTCATCGTAAGTACCGTATCAGCCCACTCAAGTAATTCTTCCGTTATTTGCTGCGAAACATGCGCTGCTTTAATTCCCTTTTCTGCTAATGCATCTCTTGCATACAAAGATGCGTCACTTCCAGAACTAGCGAAAACACCTGCAGACTTCGCCTCAAAATTCCCTCTCCCATAGTGACGAAACAAAGCCTCTGCCATTGGGCTACGACATGTATTTCCAGTGCAAACAAACAACACTCGCTTCATACAAGCTCACTCCTTATAGTGAATGTTCTACATTTATCATAACGTACATTACAATGGAACAAAA
Coding sequences within it:
- a CDS encoding low molecular weight protein arginine phosphatase — encoded protein: MKRVLFVCTGNTCRSPMAEALFRHYGRGNFEAKSAGVFASSGSDASLYARDALAEKGIKAAHVSQQITEELLEWADTVLTMTESHKQLVIGYYPSAGEKVYTFYEFVEGTRKDISDPFGGSLAIYQSTLVEMEKLVQTLLEKHSEG
- the rpiB gene encoding ribose 5-phosphate isomerase B, whose product is MKVVVASDHGGMNIRKEIVSLLEELNIEYIDLGCECEAGSVDYPDFAFPAAEMVVNGEVDRGILICGTGIGMSIAANKVHGIRCALVHDTFSARATREHNDTNMLAMGERVIGAGLARDIAKIWLTTDYEGGRHENRVGKIKTYEAK
- a CDS encoding TIGR01440 family protein, producing MTEIVKVKEQLQTSLSDFQKQASLQRGQIFVVGCSTSEVLGERIGTSGTMEVAEAIFSELKQFQVQTGIELAFQCCEHLNRAVVVEREVAMKYQFEIVTVTPVRSAGGALATYAYHNLNDPVVVEFIKADAGMDIGDTFIGMHLKHVAVPIRTSVKEIGAAHVTMAKTRTKLIGGARAVYTAVEETVTCS